The Biomphalaria glabrata chromosome 1, xgBioGlab47.1, whole genome shotgun sequence sequence ACTGACCTTCTTGTACTAGGTAACTgacttacataataaataattgaataataGTTTTACTTAGGCTTTTATTGGCTACGCTACAAagcaattaattaataacaaagCACTTCCAATATTTTCTAACGTACACAGAACTGAGTAGCTTCAAGAAAGAGTATCAACAACTGGGCGGAAGAAACAAAGCGTTATCAAACAAATAGCTGTATTTATAAATAACTTGATAACACGGAAATAGTTAGCTAAATACTTATCTAaccaatacaaatataaattagCCAAATACTTTACTACTTCAAGTTCTTACTTATTTagagtaattaattatttcacttCCATAAAGATTTTACTAACCGGCAACAGCAGAAGTAAGTAGATCTCACACTCACActagaaaaatataaagaatccattaaaaaaagctcatttaaaGAGGAAGAAATCCTTCCTTAAGACTCTATCttccaataatgtacaagctattttcattatttgatatcaaacaaaatagttaattaccaataattaattgacttattgggtatttatttattgattaatgttttgttaggtgcaataaatagttgtttaaaatattgttaagtatttctgaattttctggctagatgtattagttggcacacaaataaaaacacagcaaagaacttgacgactaaactttcagtttcatataactttaatgactattaactctaacaattcgttactgtaacatgtagcgtagaagactgtacaatatctgtcagtttacagttagctatacttcgttgcaattcatctcttcacttcgttgcaattcatctcttctcaactttcctcgagccgtattccacagaacagaccaacgacacacttcccagtgtcgctccaggtctcccaaagctgaaccaagtcgtactcaagtctaccgaatcagagccgcacacgtcttacatcgactgtatcgactgtaacggctcaagtccactgtagttcgctgtatagactttaacgacagtagtccactccagttaactctaccctagttaacttgcaccgagtcgtacacatttctcttccacagagccgcacacgtcttacatagtctgtatcgactgtaacggctcactcacgactccatacgactgactttcacattaactctctggcttatatagagtccctaatcgcttgtccaaagttgcacaaacacggctaatATCCTCTctaataacacgtgaggaaacgtcacatcctgtctttgttgatacatgtacattccagaaaacacccgctgctgtgttatctcgccggggtcatacgttgacctctacctatcactgtcatttgtaacaatatcaaCTTAGATCAgggaatgcgtgagggagaaacaGCCTTAGCAATTAGTGAAGGAGACTAAACTCAACAAATTTAGTCCTATTcatgaatactgaagtatttgtttcccttgtttctattaaacaaattaattaattatcagtaattaattatctagaggcgcggtggctgggtgataaagctcttggcttccgagccggcttccgggttcgaatcctattgaagactaggatttttaatttcgggattccagacagagtgagttgatataagctttgtgattaGCCAGTCATAGAACAAGATATTTTTCTCCTTAGTCGTAACGTTTGTAACACACTGAAAGTCTGGAGACATTGCCGGAGACATTTGTACCTTAACAAAGAGTGAAAGAGTAATCCACAATGTACAAAAACCTTCACCTATAACCTAAACACGCTTTAGAAACTCTACCAAACAAGCAACATgaacaaaagttttaaaaaagaagacaatTCCTATTTGATGAAACTAATCACATCCTGTAAGAGCAATTatattactcttaataactaatgagcAATAAATGATAAATGTTCCACTTTtttgttccattttttaaaacccctacccaTTTCTATCTCATCACGGAaacaaatcctggtgaagcgaatgcataaatctagtctagagtacATACAACTCTGTGATCCAGACTTCAAAGACGGTGCACAAAATGTCCCTAAACGTCTAGTTTTAATGAAGACTTGCGGGAATGCCCGCTGCTGACGTAAGTCTGTTCCAGATAAAGATTGTCTACACCAAATTATATTCTAgaagataatatttaaaaaaaaacttataacgCTCAAGCTTGAActttccctgtgtggccaatcagctagatctagtaattctattcccaaagatatacaacAATTGTcaaatttttaagaaaatcgttagaacaGTTATCGAGAACCGTGTCCAGGATTTTCCAGTTTCTGATCTTTGAAGAATTAGCGAGCTGAAAAGaggaattttaataaataataaaaaaaaggctacTGAGTGTTTGAAAGGTACATGAGTCTGGGAATAAAGTCACGCACAATAATCACTAATTGAAATTgagacaaaaacacacacacacacgcaaatgAACAATATTCCTCTTAGATGAAGCTGAAAATGAAGGACCAAACATTGGAGCAAGCTCGCAGTCCTCATTGTAAAGCTTTTATCCTCCTATTGAGTTACAGTGTCTGGTATATTAGGAGAAGCACAACACGACCACCTCACTTTCCAATAGGTAGTGTGcctttgttgtgtgtgtgtgtgtagaaatTACACAATTAATGCAAATAATAAGTAATGAATGTAATGTGTGCtaattattgacattttaaCTTTCTATGTGTCCACTTTCCATCCTCCTCTCCAatggtaaattaaaaaaaaaacagtcattgGATCAGGTTTAGAACAGGTAAAGAAATCTAATCTAATcattaataaatagatataatCAAGCCAGGGTGGTACCTGTTGGGCATGCACTACCACCACCCTCCTGGCCGTCAGAAATCAAATTAGTAATACCTggggtgggtggggggtggggtgtTTTCCCGTGTTGTTAAAACCGTTGTGTGTAacacctttttgttttgtttttattcgtTCTACAATGTTTATATGTCTTCAACTGTGGCCTACGTCATTAGTTTGCCCAATTTTCGAATTGAAAAGAATCGTTTAAGGGTGAGTGGAATTATATTAAACGAGAAGCGAACGCGTCCTTTTCTTGTCCCGTCTAGTTGCCTTTAACGGCCTACATTTAAATCTCCAATTTTTCTGTGCAACTCCAACTAAATTTAAAGGTAAGTTTGCACAGattaccgctgccaccatgttaaatGTGATGTAGGTTAACAGTCAACAATAAGTAAAAACTAACATTAGCGTCGTGGTGGAACACAACAATTTCATTATCTTGAACGAGTGCACCTCTGTGCACCTTGTCAACAGACATCAGAGGTTTTTTTTTGGCATCGTTTTTATCAAATTTTGAgcgacattttgttttctttctttttatttcagattttcattaaaaaaaagatgattacgtcctagtccaaacttcctggCAGACggcaggggatggcagcaggcaggggaTGACAGCAGGCAGgtgatggcagcaggcaggggatggcagcaggcagggttagAACTCAAGCCCATCATGAggcaggggatggcagcaggcagggttagAACTCAAGCCCATCATGACGGCAGTCCGAATTGCTTACCTTttgactaggcagccatcctatcTATTAATGGAACATGATGAGAAATTTTATCGAAAACCGTGGAAGCGAAGACACAGATATTTCAACATGAACGATGTGTAGGTATAAAATTTTTCTGTTGGTAAAAGCAATATCTACCCATAGACCTTTGACATAAGTGTATAGgaagatttgtttttataatcatGTACTTTATGCAGACAAGTTCTACTACACGTTGTCTAGATTTGGCCGCCActctttttattacaaagcttatatcaactctgtctgtaagtctgtctggtcaaaagtttgtacacgttatttctcccacagacAATCTCGGAACAAGCGAATTtttttagcacaattatttcttttacctgacaacacaagaatcaattttaaaaaaaattaaccaattagttaattaattattggtaattaattattttgtttggtatctcgaacaagcgaaagaatttgtacttgtctgaagtggtagtataagatgaattagtcccctttatacatcGTCGTCTGactcttagtgaacacaaatgaagaataggacgagactatagaaacaatagataactatacaatcttccatgttgaTAGGCTCTCTAtaagcagagtggttaccgtgttggcttgagaagcctgagaaccCTATTGTCTCTAGGCCATACATAAATTAGATGATCATTTAGTCACAAACGTTAGGTCAGGCTGACACATCTTCAGAGCGATcagtttttttaattacttttatctAGTGCATCATtcgtgcttatagcatgctcagtgcgctattgTCCAAacattcatgcttatagcatgctcagtgcgctattgTCCAAacattcatgcttatagcatgctcagtgcgctattgtccaaactttcatgcttatagcatgctcagtgcgctatggtccaaacattcatgcttatagcatgctcagtgcgctattgtccaaactttcatgcttatagcatgcttagtgCGCTATTGTCCAAtcttgtggaccagtggggtggagggcagggccggacttaggctaCTGCGACCTATGCGgtcacagtgggccccgcactttcgaGGCCTCTCGCTAATTTATAGGTGTAagctattaaattaaaccattataacctatatataataacagggtttccgcggTCTCCTGTTTTCAGGGGCTCCTGTAAATCTCATGTAATTGAAAATaaacgaaaaagtcctggaaatctcaagaaattattaaaatctccagaaaactcataaaaatctcctggaAAATAGACAAAACTGTTATTTTTGGTGTGCCAAtactacgcgcgataaaaaaattGCATGGcagttttcatttaataaaaatttattgcaaagactaatattttttttaaatacaaaatctttattttcacttattatccttatccctataTTCAGACTGGGCCCCgtgcaatccgtttcgcatagggccacgcaattgttagggccggctcTGTTGAAGAGgaggtttccgtgctgtctttaggctCTCAGCTCGAACTCAAGCCTCCTTGTAAGGTAGGCAAGAGGTTTAGGCCACTCAGCCACTCATCTCAGTTTATTCAATACAAGCGACTGTGACGGTAAAGTGTGGACTACTTTGTAATGCTAAGAGCACCAGCCCCAGCAGCAGCAGGCCAGACAATCACATCGGGGTAACACGTTCACCCTGCAGACGGCTATTTTGTTTAGGAGGTGAAGAGTTGTCGTGATTGTTGTCAGTTTGGACTTCGTTGCTTCTGCTATCCGTTCATTAAGTATGAAACCTGCCTCTGTATTGCTTACAAACCACGTGACCCATGGGATGCAACCTCTGTTTgaacagtgtttttttttaacaggaaTTTAAACATTTCGACCTGATTGCCTCCCTTTAAATGTTTACTCACACTGTCATGGAacgtttaaaaatcaaacatttaaattttgcATTCGCTGTTGAAATAGAATGTTAGTCTCCAGATGTAGTTTATTGCGTGCAGTGCAGTGCACAACAATATTGAATGCTTAGCAAATAATACGATTCCcccgagtttttttttttttatcgcagtcgatctaatattttttattccgAGGGTCCGCTATAATGATTTCATCTCATTTCTCAAGCACTGTTATCTTTGTTCATATGTcgtttattttataaactgtGTGCTCAGATGTATCATTGTATTTTTGTAGAGAAAGAAGGGTGTTGCTATGTGATGTAATGTGTGAGAGTTAGTTCCCATAGTTGATTAGGaactgtgtgtgtttgttgttcTTTACCTAAtatggcctgtgtgtgtgttttgtgaaTCGGCCTTGGCATTGATCTATTTCTACTTGTGTTTAAGAGTATAGCAACAATCTTGTCTAGAAGGATGTTATTTCACATCCATGCATTGAACAAAGGAAACAAGGACACAATCacgaacacacatacacacacgcatcCACACGTACACATCCACACACGCACTAAGCTATATCgcagacatacacacacgcacaaacacacGGGGTTCTTGATCTAAGAAACTATCGTAATACTTGGTCAAGCAGaagcggccttagggggtggcaagtgtgGCCTCGTGGTAAAGAGAATCTTTTGTGCCCTTCAGCCCATCGTGCTAGTGTTTGTGACTCTGATAGGACAATAGCCCAGGGCCCCTCGCATTGCTAAGGCTGCTTCTGCCCGAGATGAAGAGAAACTTTTCTCACCGTCAGCCCATCGTACTAGTGTTCCTGGATTAATGTGCTACTCGTCCAGGGCCCCGCAATTCGCTAAGGCCACATCTCTGGTCAAggaaaaacacaaaacaaagtcttcatcacaaaataaaagtttcaaaatattttttttttaaattatattttcttcaactttatAATTGTCCTAGGAGCTCAGACGAAGACTTTTAGAACTCTGAGAACATGGAAGCTTGCCTGTATCTGCCTGCCAGCTTGCCTCCAACTGCCTGCCAGCTTGCCTGTATCTGCCTGTCAGCTTGCCTGTATCTGCCTGCCAGCTTGCCTGCATCTGCCTGCCAGCTTGCCTGTATCTGCCTGCCAGCTTGCCTGTATCTGCCTGCCAGCTTGCCTGTATCTGCCTGCCAGCTTGCCTCCAACTGCCTGCCAGCTTGCCTGTATCTGCCTGCCAGCTTGCCTGTATCTGCCTGCCAGCTTGCCTGTATCTGCCTGCCAGCTTGCCTGTATCTGCCTGCCAGCTTGCCTGTATCTGCCTGCCAGCTTGCCTGTATCTGCCTGCCAGCTTGCCTGCATCTGCCTGCCAGCTTGCCTGCATCTGCCTGCCAGCTTGCCTGTATCTGCCTGCCAGCTTGCCTGTATCTGCCTGCCAGCTTGCCTGTATCTGCCTGCCAGCTTGCCTCCAACTGCCTGCCAGCTTGCCTGTATCTGCCTGCCAGCTTGCCTGTATCTGCCTGCCAGCTTGCCTGTATCTGCCTGCCAGCTTGCCTGTATCTGCCTGCCAGCTTGCCTGTATCTGCCTGCCAGCTTGCCTCCAACTGCCTGCCAGCTTGCCTCCAACTGCCTGCCAGCTTGCCTCCAACTGCCTGCCAGCTTGCCTGTATCTGCCTGCCAGCTTGCCTGTATCTGCCTGCCAACTTGCCTGTATCTGCCTGCCAGCTTGCCTGTATCTGCCTGCCAGCTTGCCTGTATCTGCCTGCCAGCTTGCCTGTATCTGCCTGCCAGCTTGCCTCCAACTGCCTGCCAGCTTGCCTGTATCTGCCTGCCAGCTTGCCTCCAACTGCCTGCCAGCTTGCCTCCAACTGCCTGCCAGCTTGCCTGTATCTGCCTGCCAGCTTGCCTGTATCTGCCTGCCAGCTTGCCTGTATCTGCCTGCCAGCTTGCCTGTATCTGCCTGCCAGCTTGCCTCCAACTGCCTGCCAGCTTGCCTGTATCTGCCTGCCAGCTTGCCTGTATCTGCCTGCCAGCTTGCCTGTATCTGCCTGCCAGCTTGCCTGTATCTGCCTGCCAGCTTGCCTGTATCTGCCTGCCAGCTTGCCTGTATCTGCCTGCCAGCTTGCCTGTATCTGCCTGCCAGCTTGCCTCCAACTGCCTGCCAGCTTGCCTGTATCTGCCTGCCAGCTTGCCTGTATCTGCCTGCCAGCTTGCCTGTATCTGCCTGCCAGCTTGCCTGTATCTGCCTGCCAGCTTGCCTGTATCTGCCTGCCAGCTTGCCTCCAACTGCCTGCCAGCTTGCCTCCAACTGCCTGCCAGCTTGCCTGTATCTGCCTGCCAGCTTGCCTGTATCTGCCTGCCAGCTTGCCTGTATCTGCCTGCCAGCTTGCCTGTATCTGCCTGCCAGCTTGCCTGTATCTGCCTGCCAGCATGCCTCCAACTGCCTGCCTGAACAAACTGTACTGTCTGGGAAAGTTCTACGCACAGTTACATTTTGTACATCCCTTTTACCGATGGCTCGTATTCCAAGGTCGAGAACACCGGGGAAACTCCATTCCTTCTCTGTATCACTTCAGCCATGAAGGTGCTCTCATTAATTAACAGCCCCTGTCCTTAGGTCCCCCAACAGGAGTTGTGTTTTGCTTCCTTATTGCCTAATCGTCTCCTCTAACGACAATTTCCACTAGAGCGCCTTGTTGAGCTTGAGAAGCATTGCTCGGAGCACTTTCCACATACATAATTACAGGAACTCTCTTGAGCTCATTGTATTCTACTAATTTACTCTACATCACAAATGAGTtccaaaaaaaagaaattttattttcctgAAAAATTAACCGTCAGATCGAGAtgacctttttatttttgtcctcAAAATTGGCGTCagggaaatgaaatgaaaaattaaatcgTGGGGcattgaagataaaaaaaaatctgcaccAACAGATTGATGCCTGGACTTGTGCATCAAACAGATTGATGCCTGGACTTGTGCATCAAACAGATTGATGTCTGGACTTGTGCATCAAACAGATTGATGCCTGGAACTGGGTCAATGCATTAAGAATGAACAAATAATTAAGTTCTTgcgatgtttgttttttttgtaatcacTAATAACAGTACATCAtttgtgggggagggggagtgTGACTGCAGTTTCACtttcgtttttattttattacatacaCAATAAATAACAAATCTAAAGCAAAACTTCATTCGCCACATTACATGAGCGTGGGAGGAATTAAGGTTCAACCCCCCCACCgacacaataaacaaaaaattacatgTAAGTATTCAGGGGTGGAAGAGGTTCAAATCCACTCTCACATCCCCCAAGAACGACcaataaagagaaaataaagcaaaactataatatatatatatatatatatacatgtttcagatgttccttcagagttgacgatagcttacttcctagtccaaacctaccgtaggacgaagggggatgggagcgggcagggtttgaacccgggacgatcgataaatccaaacgacagtccagcgcgcgaaccgcacgaccaagcagccatccgtagtgagcggtgaatacttgttctccccccccccccctcttgtttttctgtggggtgactatccgcagaaataagagagtgatctttcctttacttcttacttcttctcgtccaaactcctGAGTCATGAAGAGAATACATATATAAAGGTAGCTGCTTAACACCCggtatatatacatacatactagGCAGACGTCATGAGTAAATGTTATATGCGAGTAATGTGTTGTTAGTTTGTCACTGCCATTGTGTTATTTCTAGCACTTGTATGTTATTCATGCTATTTATAGCATTTGACTGCCAAAGCCTTGACACTAATATCAGATTGATGTACACCCTGGTCATGGctcattcttatatgcttgcgagtcttggactgCAGAGCTAAAGAGGAGGATCCTGGCAATGGagttgagatgctacagaaggatactagatatcacatttaaagacctcATCACAAACGATAAGATTATAGAGACAACGTTACTACTGCAGttagaccccacgatgaccttctaactattgtaaaaaaccgcaaactaaaactctatggccctATTACAAGGTGTTCGGGGAACTGTACTAGACAatagaagaagaggcagacagagaaagcgatgggtaGACTAGATAAAAGAATGGAttggcctgccattgaaaaatGTTCTATAcaatgcaaaagacagagaagaatggagaaaaacgggcatcaaatcttgtgtggtgcccccacgGTGCAactgactaagggataggtgaaggtgattttatttaaagcatTTCACTACTTTTATGTTATTCATAGCGTTTGACTTCCATCATGTTTTTCATAGTCTGTGAATACCATGCTAATTtgatgcgtggtcgagaggctaagtacgcttgaacttgagGTTCGAAACCCTACTCGAGCAGCACGaaaaaccttcttccagataccctccccccccccccccccactggtccatatatgagattggaccaaagcgctctgagcatgctatatgcatgaaagtagcgcaatgaaatctataatttatttattatgacaGAGATGTTATTTATAGCTTTATGTTATGTTCGATAATAAAATTATGCTATTGACAGCATTTGACTGCCATTCACACCCTGTGAATGCCATGTTATTAATAGCTTTAAATTATGTTCAGTAATAAAGACACAGGCTTAGAATGTCTACCCAGAAAGCACCAACCATAATAAATGAGATGCTTTAGGGCAGCAATCTCCAGCCCCATAAAACATTCATCTCCTAAGCGTCTTGTCCTTGCTGTCCAGTCTGATAGTGGCCTTTCAACTCGTGTGGTAATAGCCAGCTCGTGTTTACATTTCGTCACCCTGGGATTTACTTCTCGAACATTCGTTGctttagcgcccccccccccatcctcccGAAAGTGGAAAGGCCGCTATTAATTTTATGTGGTCTGTCTGACACTTTCTGCCCGTCTGCCCCCCTCCCCAATCACGTTAAAATCtcaaaaagtagaaaaaatattgaaaaaaaaagattttaagatACTTTGCAGATTGCAATGCTTAGGTGCATAGGCTACTTTTTATCCACTGAAAACAAaccgttttgtttttaaaagtaaacatgTAATCCGTTAGTCTggctgtccgtccgtccgtcaaTCACGTTTAGAAAAACTCGAAAAAAGACTGAAAATCCGATTTCatatttactaatattattattattaaagcttttatatagcgctactttcatgcttatagcatgctcagatcgctttggtccaatctcatttgtggacctgtgggggggggggggggagggggtatctaggagctggttttccgtgctgcctttaggcgctcagtaaaggcaactctgcccgagtcgggtgtcgaacctcgagcccccttctaggtagccaagacaagctaAGGTCAagctctcgaccacgcttcccacctatctatctatctatctatctatctatctatctatctatctatctatctatctatctatctatctatctgtctatctatctatctatctatctatctatttaaggTAAGgcgttatttatttgtttctacACAAAAACTAGCCTAGAGCATAAAATAATAGAAGTAAAAAGTTAATAGTAGTCTTTACTCTTGTGACGTAATTTTCATATCAAGTTTACAAATGAGCCATACATATAGtcatgtgtattttgttttgtcaatgTTAAGATTTTCTCCATTTAACGTACATTCTACGAAATTTTCATTGTATCATGAAATGATTGAAACATTTACACATActcgatatatatataaagagagagagagagagagagcgagcgagcaaaaaaaaagtagctacatcagtcaagagaaagaaaaaagaaagctgccctgtcagatAGCTCTAGGACAGATGCATAAACATTATGTGCAGTAGCAAACtgtgccgctccagaattggtttGATCAGTCACTTCAGATTCTAATCCAATGagccataaatatatatatatatatatatatgtatatatatgtcgTTTGATTTCTTGAATTCAATGGTCTATGTTGGTTCATGCACTTAGCAATAGATAATTGCTCTCTCCTTGCTATTGGATTTATTCCTTTGTAGTTGTGATAGAATCTCAAggagagagaaacacattatTCTCAGACATGGGCGTCTCCAGcgtaaattgtttttcttttttattgtcaTCAATGGCAGAGTGAATTTTCATATTAAAGACAATTCAAACCTTTTTGAATAAGcgtattaatttattagtctAATTTTATGTCTAGATCAAGAAACAATATTGATAAGGTTTTGGTAATGGGTGTGGGGTGGAGAGGAGGTCATCCCAGACAAGAACAGTCTCTGTGTTAAAACCACCTTGGAGTTTCTTCCCAAGTGTTCACTGGTACATTAGATAGTGCTAGAACTATGGGATATGCTGGACAAAGAGAGtgaaaacaagaaagaaagaaaaaaaaaaaggatgggtGATAGTTCAATAAAATGTGAGGAACAAAATGGGGGGATTAcctattttaattgttttcaataacaaatcattaatattgattttatattatttttttttcaaatagaaataaaaacattttaaaaaaatggagtaaAATGTTCTTTCATCTCGTATCTGTTACAAAGTGTCAACTTTCAATTCCATGAGTGTATACGTTGTCTAGCACAGAGAGTGGATAGAAGTGACAAACTTCAGTTTCTCCATCCGAGACTATTCGTTATAGAAgccctgaacactgacctgttaCGTCACGACCTGTGGGCAGTTAAGACCAATAGCTCTTTGTCACGTCGTACATACCTGTtacatggcaacgagctatagGTCTAAAGTGCCGGCAGTTGGGCGGGTGACGTTGCATGTCCAGGCCTTCAATAAAGATTGGTCTCGCCTCGTCCCGGCAAAAAGTCGCTATTAGCTTTGTGTGGTCTTTTTGTTCTCCATCCAACTGTTTGTCCCTTGGACACGTTAAGATCATAAAAAGTAGAATCCAATGTCCCTTTATTTtgtaggtgcaacggctactttttgtcTTCTTAAAAGAGAAATCAatgttttgaaatgaaataaacaaacacctTTTCATACCGTTCAAAGCAATATAAGCCAAAGCTGTAGCTCACTGACTGACTCAATACTTATTCTCCCCCTTGCGGGGAACGAACAAAATTGTCCCGGCCAAAATAGTAAAGTAGTTAGTagagttccccattcagaccttgtgaaaataaacaaaaaaaaatatccacatTTTTGAAGCATGGGTATCAGCTAATATAATGTATAATTGATAAGCTGCAAATCAAAGGAGAGGAAAGTAATGATATAATTTTAactatcaaaatataaaaaaataattaattaccactgtttaattaattaattggttatttttttgcTTGATTCGTGTTTAGTTagaaagaataaataaagtttcaacttgatccgagaagtgGGAGACAAACGTGTTCTAGTGTTTACCAGccagacagagtgggttgatataatct is a genomic window containing:
- the LOC129926212 gene encoding uncharacterized protein LOC129926212, with protein sequence MLAGRYRQAGRQIQASWQADTGKLAGRYRQAGRQIQASWQAVGGKLAGSWRQAGRQIQASWQADTGKLAGRYRQAGRQIQASWQADTGKLAGSWRQAGRQIQASWQADTGKLAGRYRQAGRQIQASWQADTGKLAGRYRQAGRQIQASWQAVGGKLAGRYRQAGRQIQASWQADTGKLAGRYRQAGRQLEASWQAVGGKLAGRYRQAGRQLEASWQADTGKLAGRYRQAGRQIQASWQADTGKLAGRYRQAGRQIQASWQAVGGKLAGSWRQAGRQLEASWQADTGKLAGRYRQAGRQIQASWQADTGKLAGRYRQAGRQLEASWQADTGKLAGRYRQAGRQIQASWQADAGKLAGRCRQAGRQIQASWQADTGKLAGRYRQAGRQIQASWQADTGKLAGRYRQAGRQLEASWQADTGKLAGRYRQAGRQIQASWQADAGKLAGRYRQADRQIQASWQAVGGKLAGRYRQASMFSEF